The following coding sequences lie in one Nitratireductor mangrovi genomic window:
- a CDS encoding aromatic ring-hydroxylating oxygenase subunit alpha: MTAPARDISTPNDWDRAGLPGWAYHSEALLELEREHLFRTHWQIVGHVSDIPEPGNYMTLDAVGERAIVLRGQDGIVRAFHNICRHRGSRVVADDKGHCRNALVCPFHGWVYNLDGTLRGAARPRSFPELDKAAFGLMPLELEIWMGFVFIRFREGPQPPVARLMKPFEPEITHYDTADMVPTAGIWTQTSPVNWKSVRDVDNEGYHVAMAHPALQDLYGASYYDEPFVDGVCRAFATYNPHAGRRWSVRNYINIAPQAENLPDNLRKAWVYYGLFPNAVIGLTPESCQFYQEFPLSTGETLLRGAVYRYRDEDRRQAAARYLAYRIDRDTMEEDVQLTIWSNESMRSKAFSGFFLSDLEYGVRTHHDHMRAVLPVLEQEHAPAENEMATLNSAMLARKR, encoded by the coding sequence GTGACTGCGCCTGCGCGGGACATCTCCACGCCCAATGACTGGGACCGCGCCGGGCTCCCCGGCTGGGCCTATCACAGCGAGGCACTGCTCGAGCTGGAGCGGGAGCATCTCTTCCGCACGCATTGGCAGATCGTCGGTCATGTCTCCGACATTCCCGAGCCGGGCAACTACATGACGCTCGACGCCGTCGGCGAGCGGGCGATCGTGCTGCGCGGTCAGGACGGCATCGTGCGCGCCTTCCACAATATCTGCCGTCATCGCGGCAGCCGCGTCGTGGCCGACGACAAGGGGCACTGCCGCAACGCGCTTGTCTGTCCCTTCCACGGCTGGGTCTACAACCTCGACGGCACGCTGCGCGGCGCCGCGCGTCCGCGCTCCTTTCCGGAACTCGACAAGGCCGCCTTCGGCCTCATGCCGCTCGAACTGGAAATCTGGATGGGCTTTGTCTTCATCCGGTTTCGCGAGGGGCCGCAGCCGCCGGTGGCGCGGCTCATGAAGCCGTTCGAACCCGAGATCACACACTACGACACCGCAGACATGGTGCCCACGGCGGGCATCTGGACCCAGACCTCCCCGGTCAACTGGAAGTCGGTGCGTGATGTCGACAATGAGGGCTACCATGTGGCGATGGCGCACCCCGCGCTGCAGGACCTTTATGGCGCAAGCTATTATGACGAGCCGTTCGTCGACGGCGTCTGCCGCGCTTTTGCGACCTACAATCCTCATGCCGGCCGGCGCTGGAGCGTGCGCAACTACATCAACATCGCCCCGCAGGCCGAAAACCTGCCCGACAACCTTCGCAAGGCCTGGGTCTATTACGGGCTCTTCCCCAACGCTGTGATCGGGCTGACTCCAGAAAGCTGCCAGTTCTACCAGGAGTTTCCGCTGTCGACCGGCGAAACCCTGCTGCGCGGTGCCGTCTACCGCTACCGCGACGAGGACAGGCGCCAGGCCGCGGCGCGCTACCTTGCCTACCGGATCGACCGCGACACGATGGAGGAGGACGTCCAGCTGACCATCTGGTCGAACGAATCCATGCGCTCGAAGGCCTTTTCCGGCTTCTTCCTTTCCGACCTCGAATACGGGGTCCGCACGCACCACGACCATATGCGGGCGGTGCTGCCTGTGCTTGAACAGGAGCACGCGCCGGCCGAGAACGAAATGGCGACCCTCAACAGCGCGATGCTGGCGCGCAAGCGCTAA
- the betI gene encoding transcriptional regulator BetI, with the protein MKNPSPDAAAEGERKGRKASKETRRLQLIEATIDSLARRGYSETTMADVADGAGLSRGIVNFHFESKEKLLVATLQHMSEEYAGHWRSALSKAGTDPAERLLALVSADFDRSICNKRKLAAWCAFWGEAKSRPTYQALCGSRDEAYQDVLASLCGALIEEGGYRLDARNAAIALDALLEGLWLRLMMASSGMARQTALDAAKTVLATMFPKHYGSHTAAA; encoded by the coding sequence ATGAAAAACCCATCGCCAGACGCAGCCGCAGAGGGCGAACGCAAGGGGCGCAAGGCGTCCAAGGAAACGCGCCGGCTGCAGCTCATCGAAGCGACGATCGATTCGCTGGCAAGGCGCGGCTACTCCGAAACCACCATGGCCGACGTCGCGGATGGCGCCGGCCTGTCGCGCGGCATCGTTAACTTTCATTTCGAGAGCAAGGAGAAGCTGCTCGTCGCCACGCTGCAGCACATGTCGGAAGAATATGCCGGCCACTGGCGCAGCGCCCTCAGTAAGGCCGGTACCGACCCGGCCGAACGCCTCCTGGCGCTGGTGTCGGCGGATTTCGACCGTTCGATCTGCAACAAGCGCAAGCTGGCGGCGTGGTGCGCCTTCTGGGGCGAGGCGAAGTCGCGCCCGACCTACCAGGCGCTGTGCGGGTCGCGAGACGAGGCCTATCAGGACGTGCTCGCCTCACTGTGCGGCGCGCTGATCGAGGAGGGCGGCTATCGGCTGGACGCCCGCAACGCGGCCATCGCCCTCGACGCGCTGCTCGAGGGGTTGTGGCTCAGGCTGATGATGGCCAGCAGCGGCATGGCCCGCCAGACGGCACTGGACGCGGCGAAGACGGTGCTGGCGACGATGTTTCCGAAACATTACGGATCCCATACGGCAGCTGCCTAG
- a CDS encoding ABC transporter permease, which yields MKLARKRRLATLALVGPAALAIVIFMVIPLAMMAWISIQARSYGGGVHWGELTADAWLRFIFERQLDDSLVWSFNYLSIILRSVWLSAVTTVIALLVGFPTAFFMATRPERWRTLLVFMVTLPFWTNLLVRNYAWILILRDHGTINGLLLSLGIISEPLPLLHNQFAVAVGLTYSFLPFMVLPIYASLEKIDLRLVEAAFDLYANRWQALRRVILPLAMPGIIAGCILVFVPALGSYVTPELLGGGKTLMIGNLIGHQFGSARNWPFGAALGLFLLALVLIAMTIYALRGRRAGGVT from the coding sequence GGCTGCCCTCGCCATCGTCATCTTCATGGTCATTCCGCTTGCGATGATGGCGTGGATATCGATCCAGGCGCGCAGCTATGGCGGCGGCGTCCATTGGGGCGAACTGACCGCGGACGCCTGGCTGCGCTTCATCTTCGAGCGCCAGCTCGACGACAGCCTGGTCTGGAGCTTCAATTACCTGTCGATCATCCTGCGCTCCGTCTGGCTGTCGGCGGTGACCACGGTCATCGCCCTTCTTGTCGGCTTTCCGACCGCGTTCTTCATGGCAACGCGGCCTGAGCGCTGGCGGACCCTTTTGGTCTTCATGGTCACGCTGCCGTTCTGGACCAACCTTCTGGTACGCAACTACGCCTGGATCCTGATCCTGCGCGATCACGGCACCATCAACGGGCTCCTCCTGTCGCTTGGCATCATCTCCGAGCCGTTGCCGTTGCTCCACAACCAGTTCGCCGTCGCCGTCGGGCTCACCTACTCGTTTCTGCCCTTCATGGTGCTGCCGATCTATGCCAGCCTCGAGAAGATCGACCTGCGGCTGGTGGAGGCCGCCTTCGACCTCTACGCCAATCGCTGGCAGGCGCTGCGGCGCGTGATCCTGCCGCTGGCGATGCCGGGCATCATCGCCGGCTGCATTCTTGTCTTCGTGCCGGCGCTCGGCTCCTACGTGACCCCTGAGCTTCTCGGCGGCGGCAAGACGCTGATGATCGGCAATCTCATCGGCCACCAGTTCGGCTCGGCGCGAAACTGGCCCTTCGGGGCCGCGCTCGGCCTCTTCCTGCTGGCACTGGTCCTGATCGCAATGACCATCTATGCGCTGCGCGGCCGCCGCGCCGGAGGGGTCACATGA
- a CDS encoding aminopeptidase, with protein sequence MDENDETARNWTLIATPPGEEWSGRARYAAAMFFYQRSEMSAEVLEVYRICSRLDAEDPLAVIRDRGIGRDWLAKLGKAGR encoded by the coding sequence ATGGACGAAAACGACGAGACCGCACGCAACTGGACGCTGATCGCAACGCCCCCCGGCGAAGAGTGGTCCGGCCGCGCGCGCTACGCGGCGGCGATGTTTTTCTATCAGCGCAGCGAGATGAGCGCCGAGGTTCTGGAAGTCTACCGCATCTGCTCACGCCTGGACGCGGAGGATCCGCTCGCCGTCATCCGCGACCGCGGGATCGGTCGCGACTGGCTGGCGAAGCTCGGCAAGGCGGGCCGCTAG
- the ppa gene encoding inorganic diphosphatase: MRIDAIAIGSNPPEDVNVIVEVPVGGQPIKYEMDKEAGTLVVDRFLYTPMTYPGNYGFVPHTLSGDGDPIDVLVCNTRQLIPGCVINVRPIGVLIMEDNAGQDEKVIAVPSPHLTRRYEDVDNFTDLPEITLKQVEHFFEHYKDLEAGKWVKIGGWHDASVARTMIVEAIERARR; the protein is encoded by the coding sequence ATGCGTATCGATGCCATTGCCATCGGCAGCAATCCGCCCGAGGACGTCAACGTCATCGTGGAGGTGCCGGTCGGCGGCCAGCCGATCAAATACGAGATGGACAAGGAAGCCGGCACGCTGGTGGTCGACCGCTTCCTCTATACGCCGATGACCTATCCCGGAAACTACGGCTTCGTGCCGCACACGCTTTCCGGAGACGGCGACCCGATCGACGTGCTGGTCTGCAACACGCGCCAGCTCATCCCGGGCTGCGTGATCAATGTTCGCCCGATCGGCGTGCTGATCATGGAAGACAATGCCGGCCAGGACGAGAAGGTCATCGCGGTGCCGTCGCCACACCTGACGCGGCGCTACGAGGACGTCGACAACTTCACCGACCTGCCCGAGATCACGCTCAAGCAGGTCGAGCATTTCTTCGAGCACTACAAGGATCTGGAAGCCGGCAAGTGGGTCAAGATCGGCGGCTGGCACGATGCCAGCGTCGCCCGCACGATGATCGTCGAGGCGATCGAGCGGGCCCGCCGCTGA
- a CDS encoding extracellular solute-binding protein, with protein sequence MTTRKKRLPLALCAGVAALAIVGASATTASADGELRLYNWSNYFPPSLLERFEKETGTKVSIDNYASEEDLLAKLQAGGAGYDVIFPGTTTLGVMVKQDLLEKIDVNQMENFANVLDAHQTIAGDEERVFSAPYMWGTTGFTYDPAMVPGGELAESWKAVFEPADELKGNIAMLNEMSDVWNAGAYYLGISKCTEDAAEAQQILDLLMAQKPHVKLYSNDGTIDRMVAGEVAVHMQWNGAAHRVKAKKPDVVYVYPKEGTTFWTDAMAVPKGAPNLENAKAFINWMMKPEIAAEASNYTGYSNAIKGSGEFLKEDLRGDPAVNTPEEYGERLRPYEACSEKSRDLRERVWTKLKS encoded by the coding sequence ATGACCACCCGAAAGAAGAGACTGCCGCTGGCGCTTTGCGCCGGCGTTGCGGCACTTGCCATTGTCGGAGCTTCCGCGACGACGGCATCGGCCGACGGCGAACTGCGCCTCTACAACTGGTCCAACTACTTCCCGCCATCGCTGCTCGAGCGGTTCGAGAAGGAGACGGGCACCAAGGTTTCGATCGACAACTACGCCTCCGAAGAAGACCTGCTCGCCAAGTTGCAGGCCGGCGGTGCCGGCTACGACGTCATTTTTCCGGGCACCACGACGCTCGGCGTGATGGTCAAGCAGGACCTGCTCGAAAAGATCGACGTCAACCAGATGGAGAATTTCGCCAACGTCCTCGACGCCCACCAGACCATCGCCGGCGACGAGGAACGGGTCTTCTCCGCGCCCTACATGTGGGGCACCACCGGCTTCACCTACGATCCGGCGATGGTGCCGGGCGGCGAACTGGCCGAGAGCTGGAAGGCGGTGTTCGAACCCGCCGACGAGCTCAAGGGCAACATCGCCATGCTCAACGAGATGTCTGACGTGTGGAACGCGGGCGCCTACTATCTCGGCATCAGCAAATGCACCGAGGACGCGGCCGAGGCCCAGCAGATTCTCGATCTGCTGATGGCCCAGAAGCCGCACGTCAAGCTCTACTCCAACGACGGCACCATCGACCGCATGGTCGCCGGCGAGGTCGCGGTCCACATGCAGTGGAACGGCGCCGCCCACCGCGTCAAGGCCAAGAAGCCCGACGTCGTCTATGTCTACCCGAAGGAAGGAACCACCTTCTGGACCGATGCCATGGCGGTACCGAAGGGCGCGCCCAACCTGGAAAACGCCAAGGCCTTCATCAACTGGATGATGAAGCCGGAGATCGCCGCCGAGGCGTCGAACTACACGGGCTACTCCAATGCCATCAAGGGTTCCGGCGAGTTCCTCAAGGAAGACCTGCGCGGCGATCCCGCGGTCAATACGCCGGAGGAGTATGGCGAGCGGCTGCGGCCTTACGAAGCCTGCTCGGAGAAGTCGCGTGACCTGCGCGAACGCGTCTGGACCAAGCTGAAGTCCTGA
- a CDS encoding DUF167 family protein: protein MADGFLRQREDCVEIAVRLTPRGGTDAIEGVAEDSSGRQYLKARVRAVPEKGAANAALARLLASRLGIGISRVEIISGATARLKTVRISGDARDLSQALAELAR, encoded by the coding sequence TTGGCCGACGGCTTCCTGCGCCAGCGCGAGGACTGCGTGGAAATAGCCGTCCGCCTGACGCCGCGCGGTGGCACCGACGCCATTGAAGGCGTGGCCGAGGATTCCTCCGGGAGGCAATATCTCAAGGCACGTGTGCGCGCCGTTCCCGAAAAGGGCGCGGCCAACGCGGCGTTGGCGCGATTGCTGGCCAGTCGGCTCGGCATCGGCATCAGCCGGGTCGAGATCATTTCCGGAGCGACGGCGAGGCTGAAGACCGTCCGCATCAGCGGCGACGCGCGGGACCTTTCGCAAGCGCTTGCCGAACTGGCCCGGTAA
- a CDS encoding ABC transporter permease has protein sequence MSARQAAGDARRWPGLAFAAALFFAYVYLPILILVALSFNENRVVTVWTGFSLEWYAMAFENDAMLRAAGNSLLIATVASLAATALATLAAVRMATTRFAGQTGVNALIALPITVPEIVPAVATLMFFASLGVTLGLGTVMIAHTVFCIPFAYLPIRARLEGLDPKLGEAAADLYAGPGQTFIKVTLPLLTPGILSGLVLAFIISLDDFVTTFFVGGAGSTTLPIYIFGLVRTGVTPEVNAISALMLLVSIALVSLSLFLGRSDHRSG, from the coding sequence ATGAGCGCCCGGCAGGCCGCTGGCGACGCGCGGCGATGGCCGGGGCTGGCTTTCGCCGCCGCCCTTTTCTTTGCCTATGTCTACCTGCCGATCCTCATACTGGTCGCGCTGTCCTTCAACGAAAACCGCGTCGTCACCGTCTGGACCGGCTTCTCGCTCGAATGGTACGCCATGGCGTTCGAAAACGACGCCATGCTGCGCGCCGCCGGCAACTCGCTGCTGATTGCCACCGTTGCCTCGCTGGCCGCGACCGCGCTTGCCACGCTTGCCGCCGTGCGCATGGCGACCACCCGTTTTGCCGGGCAGACCGGCGTCAACGCGCTGATCGCCCTGCCGATCACCGTGCCCGAAATCGTGCCGGCGGTCGCAACGCTTATGTTCTTCGCCAGCCTCGGCGTCACGCTCGGTCTGGGCACGGTCATGATCGCCCACACCGTCTTTTGCATCCCCTTCGCCTATTTGCCGATCCGGGCCCGGCTCGAAGGGCTCGATCCCAAGCTCGGCGAGGCCGCGGCCGATCTTTATGCCGGCCCGGGGCAGACCTTCATCAAGGTAACCTTGCCGCTTTTGACGCCGGGCATCCTGTCCGGCCTGGTGCTGGCCTTCATCATCTCGCTCGACGATTTCGTGACGACCTTCTTCGTTGGCGGCGCTGGCTCCACAACTCTGCCGATCTACATCTTCGGCCTCGTCAGGACGGGCGTCACGCCGGAGGTCAACGCCATTTCCGCTCTCATGCTGCTTGTCTCGATCGCCCTGGTTTCGCTGTCGCTGTTCCTGGGCCGGTCGGATCACCGTTCGGGATGA
- a CDS encoding citrate/2-methylcitrate synthase: protein MKNLPEPLYLSAREAAAELAISPASLYAYVSRGMIRSEPEPQSRGKRYRAEDVRALKNRRAPPAGVARAGEADMPVLDTAISTITEAGPLYRGVHAVALADHATLEQAATLLWDTSGPDAFAAGNLPVMNAAMCAIVSATAEAAAIERAIAVLALAGDADPTAFNRSADGRARTGARLMRLVAATILKTQPSSLPLHRQIAQGWAPGNAAATDLIRRALVLLADHELNASTYTLRCAISTGLNIYDAAIAGLAALKGPKHGGAGPRAAHLVKDLADGSLASKVRERVSTGERIPGFGHSVYKNGDPRAAYLLAALSKAGAEERLAAEAPSLITEATGLYPNIDYALAVMMRLLGLPIGHETALFAMARTAGWVAHGIEQLRADTLIRPRARYVGPAPRGSTD, encoded by the coding sequence ATGAAAAACTTGCCGGAACCTCTTTACCTCTCGGCGCGCGAGGCGGCGGCCGAACTGGCGATCTCGCCGGCGTCGCTTTATGCCTATGTCAGCCGCGGCATGATCCGGTCCGAACCGGAGCCGCAGTCGCGCGGCAAGCGCTACCGCGCGGAAGACGTGCGGGCCCTCAAGAACCGGCGCGCGCCGCCCGCCGGCGTCGCGCGGGCGGGCGAGGCGGATATGCCGGTGCTCGATACCGCCATCTCGACCATCACCGAGGCCGGCCCGCTTTATCGCGGCGTGCACGCGGTGGCGCTGGCGGATCACGCGACGCTCGAACAGGCGGCCACGCTGCTCTGGGACACAAGCGGTCCCGATGCGTTCGCCGCCGGCAACCTTCCGGTGATGAACGCGGCCATGTGCGCGATCGTCTCCGCGACAGCGGAGGCGGCGGCGATCGAGCGGGCGATCGCCGTCCTGGCACTGGCCGGCGACGCCGATCCGACCGCTTTCAACCGTTCCGCCGACGGGCGCGCGCGGACTGGAGCGCGGCTGATGCGTCTGGTCGCTGCAACGATCCTCAAGACGCAACCTTCATCCTTGCCGCTGCATCGCCAGATCGCGCAGGGATGGGCGCCCGGCAATGCGGCTGCGACCGACCTTATCCGGCGCGCACTGGTGCTTCTCGCGGACCACGAACTCAATGCCTCGACCTATACGCTACGGTGCGCGATCTCGACCGGGCTCAACATCTACGACGCGGCAATCGCCGGGCTGGCCGCGCTGAAAGGCCCGAAGCACGGCGGCGCCGGCCCGCGCGCCGCCCATCTGGTCAAGGATCTGGCTGACGGGAGCCTGGCGTCGAAGGTACGGGAGCGCGTGTCGACGGGAGAGCGCATTCCCGGCTTCGGGCATTCAGTCTACAAGAATGGCGATCCCCGCGCAGCGTATCTTCTTGCGGCATTGTCGAAGGCGGGCGCCGAGGAAAGGCTGGCCGCCGAGGCGCCGTCCCTGATCACCGAGGCAACGGGGCTTTATCCCAATATCGACTACGCGCTCGCGGTCATGATGCGACTGCTGGGCCTGCCGATCGGCCACGAGACGGCGCTGTTCGCGATGGCGAGGACCGCCGGCTGGGTCGCGCATGGCATCGAGCAGCTGCGCGCCGACACGCTGATCAGGCCCCGGGCGCGCTACGTCGGCCCGGCGCCGCGCGGATCCACGGATTAG
- a CDS encoding citrate synthase yields the protein MTVHPKHPEGLDGVVAAATALSHVDGERGELLIAGTSVGDLVPCTSFETITARLWSLASGEAISGETVRAKLGAARLAAHERLPSILAVTRGAEVASGFRAALAAMRSQQDSSDAAMLAGAMPVITAALVRQAAGKAPVAPDPQAGHAADLLHMLRGEPATTAEAAALDAYLVTASDHGMNASTFAGRVVASTGADLFMAVTASYCALTGPLHGGAPGPVLAMLDEIRTPDRIAPWIDAALARGDRLMGFGHRIYRVRDPRADVLRRAVATLKAGAVDLGFAAEVEAYARAALARAKPDRPLDTNVEFYTAIMLDALAIPRDAFTPVFATARVAGWVGHAIEQQRTGRLLRPASSYTGPVPV from the coding sequence ATGACGGTTCATCCCAAACATCCCGAGGGACTTGATGGCGTCGTTGCCGCCGCCACTGCGCTGTCGCATGTGGATGGCGAGCGCGGCGAGTTGCTGATCGCGGGAACATCTGTCGGCGACCTCGTTCCTTGCACGAGCTTCGAGACCATCACGGCCCGGCTCTGGTCGCTTGCGAGCGGCGAGGCGATTTCCGGCGAAACCGTCCGCGCAAAGCTTGGTGCAGCTCGCCTGGCCGCCCACGAGCGGCTTCCCTCCATTCTCGCGGTCACGCGCGGCGCTGAGGTCGCCAGCGGCTTCCGCGCAGCGCTGGCGGCGATGCGGTCACAGCAGGATTCGTCAGACGCCGCAATGCTCGCGGGCGCCATGCCGGTCATCACCGCCGCGCTCGTCCGCCAGGCGGCCGGCAAGGCGCCCGTCGCGCCCGATCCCCAGGCCGGACACGCTGCCGACCTCCTGCACATGCTGCGCGGCGAACCGGCGACAACCGCGGAAGCGGCCGCCCTGGATGCCTATCTGGTTACCGCCTCCGACCACGGCATGAACGCGTCGACCTTTGCCGGCCGTGTCGTCGCCTCCACCGGGGCCGATCTCTTCATGGCCGTTACCGCCTCCTATTGCGCCCTGACCGGTCCGCTCCACGGCGGCGCGCCGGGGCCGGTGCTGGCTATGCTGGACGAGATTCGCACGCCGGACCGCATCGCGCCCTGGATCGACGCGGCGCTTGCCCGCGGCGACCGGCTGATGGGTTTCGGCCACCGCATCTATCGGGTGCGCGATCCGCGTGCCGATGTGCTGCGCCGCGCCGTCGCCACGCTGAAGGCCGGCGCGGTCGATCTGGGCTTTGCCGCCGAAGTCGAGGCGTATGCGCGTGCCGCCCTGGCAAGGGCCAAGCCCGACCGTCCGCTCGACACCAATGTCGAGTTTTACACCGCGATCATGCTCGATGCGCTCGCGATCCCCCGCGACGCCTTCACGCCTGTCTTTGCCACGGCTCGGGTTGCCGGCTGGGTCGGGCATGCCATCGAACAGCAGCGCACCGGCCGGCTGTTGCGGCCGGCCTCCTCCTACACGGGACCTGTCCCGGTCTGA
- a CDS encoding YggT family protein, whose translation MLALIQTILLAIDIYWWLIIASAIFSWLFAFNVINGRNQFVATIGDFLYRVTEPALRPIRRFTPDLGGIDISPIILLLILFFLREFIRTTIAPALL comes from the coding sequence ATGCTCGCCCTGATCCAGACCATCCTTCTGGCGATCGACATCTACTGGTGGCTGATCATCGCCTCGGCGATCTTTTCGTGGCTGTTCGCCTTCAACGTCATCAATGGCCGCAACCAGTTCGTCGCCACGATCGGCGATTTCCTCTACCGGGTGACCGAGCCGGCATTGCGGCCGATCCGCCGCTTCACGCCCGATCTCGGCGGCATCGACATTTCGCCGATCATCCTGCTCCTGATCCTGTTTTTCCTGCGCGAGTTCATCCGCACCACGATCGCCCCGGCGCTGCTCTGA
- a CDS encoding aminotransferase encodes MAVSKRASSSPASSGEAAFEPTRAARRHLVQPWPVAGEIGDEARGLIGEGDGVHVSDGEGNWLIDGPAGMWCVNVGHRRRELAEVLHDQAMALSYNSPWYTMNEPSARLAERIAAHAPGDLDHVFFTTGGSTAVESALRFMQFYNNVRGRPEKKVILSRGGAYHGSTFLSASLNGRPRDRDWMDGVDDLVVKLSCPDPFRRPAGMSVESFSDKLVAEFAETVERIAAERIGAFVGEPIMASGGVIVPPPDYLKRIAAICRDNDILFVSDEVVTAFGRLGEVFASQSVFGIEPDIITFAKGVTSGYFPLGGMVVSARLFDEIRRSNRSEAMYAHGLTYSSHPVGCAVALKNLDLLEGGILEHAREIAPYFQDRLKSLEELPLVGEVRGAGLMACVECVADRESRNPLTLDKEVGKRIDAHCHELGLLVRPLIHMCVMSPPLIITREQIDRMVAILHEGISRTMDDLRQEGLWNG; translated from the coding sequence ATGGCAGTCTCCAAGAGGGCATCGTCGTCCCCGGCAAGCAGTGGTGAGGCGGCGTTTGAACCGACCAGGGCGGCCCGGCGCCATCTGGTGCAGCCGTGGCCGGTGGCGGGCGAGATCGGCGACGAGGCGCGGGGGCTGATCGGCGAAGGCGACGGCGTCCACGTCAGCGACGGCGAAGGCAACTGGCTGATCGACGGCCCGGCCGGCATGTGGTGCGTCAATGTCGGGCACCGCCGGCGCGAACTCGCCGAAGTGCTCCACGACCAGGCGATGGCGCTTTCCTACAACTCGCCCTGGTACACGATGAACGAGCCCTCGGCCCGGCTGGCGGAAAGGATCGCGGCGCATGCGCCGGGCGATCTCGACCATGTCTTCTTCACCACGGGCGGGTCGACGGCGGTCGAAAGCGCACTGCGCTTCATGCAGTTCTACAACAATGTTCGCGGCCGGCCGGAAAAGAAGGTGATCCTGAGCCGTGGCGGTGCCTATCACGGCTCCACCTTCCTTTCGGCTTCCCTCAACGGCAGGCCGCGCGACCGCGACTGGATGGACGGCGTCGACGATCTTGTCGTGAAGCTCTCCTGTCCCGACCCGTTCCGGCGCCCGGCCGGCATGAGCGTCGAGAGTTTCTCGGACAAGCTCGTCGCGGAGTTTGCCGAAACGGTCGAGCGCATCGCCGCGGAGCGGATCGGCGCCTTCGTCGGCGAACCGATCATGGCCTCGGGCGGCGTCATCGTGCCGCCGCCGGACTATCTGAAACGCATTGCCGCGATCTGCCGCGACAACGACATCCTGTTCGTGTCCGACGAGGTGGTCACGGCTTTCGGGCGGCTGGGCGAGGTCTTTGCCTCGCAATCGGTGTTCGGCATCGAGCCCGACATAATCACATTCGCCAAGGGCGTGACCTCCGGCTATTTCCCGCTTGGCGGCATGGTGGTGTCGGCACGGCTGTTCGACGAGATAAGACGCTCGAACCGCTCCGAGGCGATGTATGCGCATGGCCTCACCTATTCGAGCCATCCGGTCGGCTGCGCCGTCGCGCTCAAGAATCTCGATCTGCTCGAAGGCGGCATCCTGGAGCATGCGCGCGAGATCGCGCCCTATTTCCAGGACCGGCTGAAGAGCCTGGAGGAGTTGCCGCTGGTCGGCGAGGTGCGCGGCGCCGGCCTGATGGCCTGTGTGGAATGCGTGGCCGACCGCGAAAGCCGCAACCCCCTCACCCTCGACAAGGAAGTGGGCAAGCGCATCGACGCCCACTGCCATGAGCTCGGGCTCCTGGTGCGGCCGCTGATCCATATGTGCGTGATGTCGCCGCCGCTGATCATCACGCGCGAGCAGATCGACCGCATGGTCGCCATCCTGCACGAGGGTATTTCGCGCACGATGGACGACCTGCGGCAGGAAGGTCTCTGGAACGGCTGA
- a CDS encoding class I SAM-dependent methyltransferase, with translation MTELDPEYDGDAIRFLETLWGDGFLSPGGPEEVDRVLAGLTLDGLSVLDVGCGSGGITIHLAEQHRAGQITGFDVELPVIEAARRRASERGHSDRVRFVQAPAGRLPFADAEFDVVFSKDALVHVPDKEAIFAEIFRVLKSGGTFAASDWLTSHDGEPSPDMKGYLAAEGLSFGMASPDRYRRAMEHAGFTDIVTVDRNIWYREVAREELARLQGPLYEAASRAAGADYVDKNIRTWTAMLKVLDSGEHRPTHLRATKPA, from the coding sequence ATGACCGAACTTGACCCGGAATATGATGGCGATGCCATCCGGTTCCTCGAGACCCTGTGGGGGGACGGATTTTTGTCACCCGGCGGTCCGGAGGAAGTCGACCGCGTTCTGGCCGGACTGACGCTTGACGGTCTCTCGGTGCTCGATGTCGGCTGCGGGTCCGGCGGCATCACCATCCATCTGGCCGAACAGCACAGGGCGGGGCAGATCACCGGGTTCGATGTCGAGCTGCCGGTGATCGAGGCGGCGAGGCGGCGCGCGTCGGAGAGGGGGCACTCCGACCGCGTCCGCTTCGTCCAGGCGCCGGCGGGCCGTCTTCCTTTCGCAGATGCCGAGTTCGACGTCGTCTTTTCCAAGGACGCGCTGGTGCACGTGCCGGACAAGGAGGCGATCTTCGCCGAGATATTCCGGGTGCTTAAATCGGGCGGCACCTTTGCCGCGAGCGACTGGCTGACCTCGCATGACGGTGAGCCCTCGCCCGACATGAAGGGCTACCTCGCCGCCGAGGGCCTGAGCTTTGGCATGGCCTCGCCCGACCGTTATCGCCGGGCTATGGAGCATGCGGGCTTCACCGATATCGTCACCGTCGACCGCAATATCTGGTATCGCGAGGTGGCCCGCGAAGAACTGGCGCGGCTGCAGGGCCCGCTTTACGAGGCGGCAAGCCGGGCCGCCGGGGCCGATTATGTCGACAAGAACATCCGCACCTGGACGGCGATGCTCAAGGTGCTTGACAGCGGGGAACACCGGCCTACGCATCTGCGGGCGACAAAGCCGGCGTGA